Proteins encoded together in one Ciona intestinalis chromosome 1, KH, whole genome shotgun sequence window:
- the LOC100175731 gene encoding protein bicaudal C homolog 1-like isoform X2 has protein sequence MAVNSNGQFDGAASWSGDLISQDSPSLTTAAEATTADDSVLFNVNNAQLSATNHSNNNSNNNCNIESRVYKVNSIDSNQTIVLDPNSGTVNDLERLNTTHDINDTHATVSTSPQKPSVESNILKCENENLTLYKSGMVQSIDESNTSSDTTDVKKQDSMLNDKESIVASSEVLDGEEEQRDPEWTEERFRVDRRKLEQMLQAAVSGKGQGGEEFFNQIMEATNTQITWPSKLKIGAKSRKDPHIKVCGKQENVSTAKEMVMQVLDTKCTRVTLKMDVSHTEHSHVIGKGGNNIKRVMEETGCHIHFPDSNRNSSAEKSNQVSIAGQPMGVEVARSKIRDLLPIIINFDISLSGALPDPNSPPIQQIVLTYNISVQFKQRAKVYCTTCTIRGSNDNVSGLIEGANKLMRHLTGGVVPVSSQIEVAPQQHLYMLGKDAANVKDIMHKTGAQIRFPDPNSLPKKSTIFITGSIEAVVMSRGRLMGCLPLVLMFDMKQDESQSATEEAIKNSQLMELLDVFISIKMKPKQPSKSVIVKSVERNIHKMFEARRQLLNLPSTGLQPSPPVSPQPIQIQQAPAVTSTPLIRLTHAPSSHVQPQYIGILQPNMTLVNGAMSPISRTGTPNVPPMMQSWSHNRMPSPAQSPYPMTQQATVAAIQAQQQQHMMLQAQLTAQQQLTAAVIASANASRASSVAGSPPTLQHRQESSERLASPNAMNMQVARQFIKENLSASHDVNPPYSGFEQPNQYTRDGGGVDVHQQDGSPVVVSENWAESEESLPNTTNYYPYENKSAKISSNVRGLQRHILNVQNLREGSLSANNSFNKGNSNSLSLHRHSISTDNITQDEVNTKKLKQTRGSSLDVETFSASGHRRNLIPSQTSSPGSDQNVPISGKPDKPSEPSTSDNYVKQVNAARRSPSSSSSSADLHSSLPRMHGSPTRGQYLHPDHANYDRSIDGRSSLSEGVKNAYISAAESNNDDDLRELKKYFQSPAPPPGFEQLAMSSHSTLTDYDYETRRQEAYKAMQHRPVATEIRKPTDTWSGLGFSHSMPVNQLKQEKDKYKLKLTTTYEGEDGQVYEEEKSAEAGYLGMSQQLANSSKGSSALSSWRERNNHNLSHSLHSKVGDLSNAIPKRRQHSTFDPLPKEYMNHSIPPPPHPNDDPTPPPTFRPQRTSNNPPGDSVTRLPGGVIANQPLEAALSLLTDTHLGGQSNCIELHDLLSHLNLEKYSEVFTKQEVDLQTFLTLTESDLTELGITIFGPKKKILMAIEELKKNRNILYANNINPNSVERGVARQPAPEVLPNNSRKQVLDNLLQNCGNRDSTHLRGNQANMLSNSRLVHHTKGIVSQSGRW, from the exons ATGGCGGTGAACTCGAATGGGCAATTTGACGGGGCAGCAAGTTGGAGCGGGGATTTGATATCACAAGATAGTCCTTCTTTGACCACTGCTGCTGAAGCAACAACTGCGGATGACAgcgttttatttaatgtaaataacgCACAGCTTTCTGCAACTAAtcacagcaacaacaacagtaacAATAACTGTAACATTGAATCACGTGTATATAAAGTCAACAGTATCGACAGCAATCAAACGATTGTTTTAGATCCAAACAGTGGAACTGTTAATGATCTGGAACGCTTAAACACCACGCATGATATCAACGACACTCATGCAACTGTGAGTACATCACCTCAGAAACCTTCAGTTGAATCGAATATATTAAAGtgtgaaaatgaaaacttaaCATTGTATAAAAGTGGGATGGTACAAAGCATAGATGAGTCGAATACAAGTTCAGACACAACCGATGTCAAGAAACAAGACTCCATGTTAAATGACAAGGAGTCAATAGTAGCATCATCTGAAGTGTTGGATGGAGAGGAAGAACAAAGGGATCCGGAGTGGACAGAGGAGCGCTTTCGAGTTGACAGGAGAAAGTTGGAACAAATGTTGCAAG CTGCTGTCAGTGGAAAAGGGCAAGGTGGAGAGGAGTTTTTTAACCag ATTATGGAAGCCACTAATACACAAATAACTTGGCCATCAAAGTTAAAGATTGGTGCCAAATCAAGAAAGG ATCCTCACATTAAAGTTTGTGGCAAACAAGAAAACGTTTCAACAGCAAAAGAAATGGTAATGCAGGTTCTAGATACAAAATGTACGCGAGTCACTTTGAAAATGGATGTTTCTCATACTGAACATTCTCATGTGATTGGGAAAG gTGGTAACAATATAAAGCGAGTGATGGAAGAGACTGGATGTCACATACATTTTCCAGATTCAAATAGAAATAGTTCTGCTGAGAAAAGCAACCAA gTTTCTATTGCTGGACAACCGATGGGTGTTGAAGTTGCTCGTTCCAAGATAAGA gATCTTCTTCCAATTATTATCAACTTCGATATATCATTGTCTGGTGCGCTTCCTGATCCGAATTCACCACCTATTCAACAAATTGTGCTCACGTATAATATCAGCgttcaatttaaacaaagagcaAAAGTTTACTGCACAACTTGCACGATACGCGGCTCTAATGATAATGTCTCGGGTCTCATA gaAGGAGCAAACAAACTTATGCGTCATTTGACAGGTGGTGTG GTACCAGTTTCATCACAAATTGAAGTTGCACCTCAACAACATTTGTATATGCTTGGAAAAGACGCCGCTAATGTAAAAGATATTATGCACAAGACTGGAGCTCAG ATTCGATTTCCGGATCCAAACTCATTACCAAAGAAGAGCACCATCTTCATCACTGGATCAATTGAAGCTGTAGTGATGTCACGAGGAAGACTGATG GGTTGTCTTCCCCTTGTGCTTATGTTTGATATGAAACAAGATGAAAGTCAATCAGCTACAGAAGAAGCAATAAAGAACAGTCAGCTTATGGAATTACTCGATGTTTTTATCAGCATTAAAATGAAACCTAAACAACCAAGTAAA TCGGTAATTGTGAAAAGTGTTGAAAGAAACATCCACAAAATGTTCGAAGCTCGTCGACAGCTACTCAACCTGCCATCCACGGGATTACAACCTTCACCTCCTGTATCACCACAACCAATCCAAATACAACAAGCTCCTGCTGTCACATCAACACCTCTGATTCGACTTACTCATGCCCCTTCATCTCATGTTCAACCTCAGTATATTG GTATTTTGCAACCAAATATGACATTGGTTAACGGGGCAATGAGCCCAATCAGTCGCACCGGCACACCAAACGTTCCACCTATGATGCAAAGTTGGTCCCATAATCGCATGCCAAGCCCTGCACAAAGCCCCTACCCTATGACTCAACAG gCGACTGTTGCTGCAATTCAAgcccaacaacaacagcacaTGATGTTGCAAGCTCAACTAACTGCTCAACAACAACTCACTGCTGCAGTTATTGCTTCAGCAAATGCAAGTCGAGCTAGCAGTGTTGCGGGTTCTCCACCAACTCTGCAACACAGACAGGAAAGCAGTGAACGACTGGCATCACCAAATGCCATGAATATGCAG GTTGCTCGTCAGTTTATCAAAGAAAATCTGTCTGCTTCTCATGATGTGAATCCTCCATACAGTGGTTTTGAACAACCAAACCAATACACAAGGGATGGGGGAGGGGTGGACGTTCATCAACAAGATGGAAGCCCGGTAGTAGTCAGCGAAAATTGGGCAGAGTCTGAGGAAAGTCTACCTAACACTACAAACTACTACCCATATGAAAACAAGAGTGCTAAAATATCAAGCAATGTACGTGGATTACAACGACATATTCTAAACGTTCAAAATCTTCGTGAGGGAAGTCTGTCGGCAAACAACTCGTTCAACAAAGGCAACTCCAATAGTTTATCTCTACACAGACACAGCATAAGCACAGATAACATCACGCAAGATGAAGTGAATACaaag AAACTTAAGCAGACTCGTGGGTCTTCCTTAGACGTGGAAACTTTTTCAGCTTCCGGTCACAGAA GAAATTTAATCCCTTCACAAACCTCCTCACCTGGTAGTGATCAAAATGTTCCAATAAGCGGCAAACCTGACAAACCATCTGAGCCATCAACATCTGATAATTAtg TGAAGCAAGTAAACGCTGCTCGTCGAAGTCCATCTTCGTCATCCTCATCAGCTGATCTTCATTCCTCACTACCACGTATGCATGGTTCTCCCACAAGAGGGCAGTACTTGCATCCGGATCACGCAAACTATGATCGATCAATCGATGGAAGATCATCTTTATCGGAGGGTGTGAAGAACGCTTACatcag TGCTGCTGAATCGAACAATGACGATGATCTTCGAGAGttgaaaaagtattttcaaTCACCGGCCCCCCCTCCTGGTTTTGAGCAACTAGCAATGTCATCTCATTCAACTCTG ACTGACTATGATTATGAAACTCGACGACAAGAAGCTTACAAAGCGATGCAGCATCGACCTGTTGCAACGGAGATTCGTAAACCAACGGACACTTGGTCTGGGCTTGGATTCTCTCATTCGATGCCAGTCAACCAACTAAAGCAGGAGAAGGATAAATACAAACTTAAACTAACCACAACTTATGAG GGTGAAGATGGTCAAGTATATGAAGAAGAAAAGTCAGCGGAGGCGGGATACCTTGGTATGAGTCAGCAACTTGCCAACTCAAGCAAAGGAAGTTCTGCTTTGTCTTCATGGCGAGAACGAAACAATCACAATCTATCGCACAGTTTACATTCCAAAGTGGGAGATCTTTCAAATGCTATTCCTAAGCGAAGACAACATTCTACTT TTGACCCACTTCCTAAAGAATACATGAACCATTCAATCCCCCCTCCCCCGCATCCAAATGATGATCCCACTCCTCCACCAACATTCAGACCACAAAGAACATCCAACAATCCACCAGGAGATTCAGTAACTCGTCTTCCAGGAGGAGTGATCGCCAACCAACCGCTTGAGGCAGCATTATCCTTACTTACCGACACGCATCTTGGTGGACAATCCAACTGCATTGAGCTTCATGACCTTCTTAGTCATCTTAACTTGGAAAAATATAGTGAAGTTTTTACTAAACAAGAG GTTGATCTTCAAACTTTCCTCACTTTAACTGAATCTGACCTAACAGAGCTTGGGATTACAATATTTGGACCAAAGAAAAAGATCCTGATGGCAAttgaag aactaaaaaaaaatcgaaacaTCTTGTATGCAAATAACATCAATCCAAACTCTGTGGAACGTGGTGTTGCTAGGCAACCAGCGCCTGAAGTATTACCCAATAACTCACGTAAACAAGTACTCGATAATTTGCTACAAAATTGTGGCAATCGTGATTCAACTCACCTGCGTGGAAACCAAGCAAACATGCTTTCAAACAGTAGATTAGTTCACCACACAAAGGGTATTGTTAGTCAGAGTGGTCGTTGGTGA
- the LOC100175731 gene encoding protein bicaudal C homolog 1-like isoform X1 — protein MAVNSNGQFDGAASWSGDLISQDSPSLTTAAEATTADDSVLFNVNNAQLSATNHSNNNSNNNCNIESRVYKVNSIDSNQTIVLDPNSGTVNDLERLNTTHDINDTHATVSTSPQKPSVESNILKCENENLTLYKSGMVQSIDESNTSSDTTDVKKQDSMLNDKESIVASSEVLDGEEEQRDPEWTEERFRVDRRKLEQMLQAAVSGKGQGGEEFFNQIMEATNTQITWPSKLKIGAKSRKDPHIKVCGKQENVSTAKEMVMQVLDTKCTRVTLKMDVSHTEHSHVIGKGGNNIKRVMEETGCHIHFPDSNRNSSAEKSNQVSIAGQPMGVEVARSKIRDLLPIIINFDISLSGALPDPNSPPIQQIVLTYNISVQFKQRAKVYCTTCTIRGSNDNVSGLIEGANKLMRHLTGGVVPVSSQIEVAPQQHLYMLGKDAANVKDIMHKTGAQIRFPDPNSLPKKSTIFITGSIEAVVMSRGRLMGCLPLVLMFDMKQDESQSATEEAIKNSQLMELLDVFISIKMKPKQPSKSVIVKSVERNIHKMFEARRQLLNLPSTGLQPSPPVSPQPIQIQQAPAVTSTPLIRLTHAPSSHVQPQYIGILQPNMTLVNGAMSPISRTGTPNVPPMMQSWSHNRMPSPAQSPYPMTQQATVAAIQAQQQQHMMLQAQLTAQQQLTAAVIASANASRASSVAGSPPTLQHRQESSERLASPNAMNMQVARQFIKENLSASHDVNPPYSGFEQPNQYTRDGGGVDVHQQDGSPVVVSENWAESEESLPNTTNYYPYENKSAKISSNVRGLQRHILNVQNLREGSLSANNSFNKGNSNSLSLHRHSISTDNITQDEVNTKFQKLKQTRGSSLDVETFSASGHRRNLIPSQTSSPGSDQNVPISGKPDKPSEPSTSDNYVKQVNAARRSPSSSSSSADLHSSLPRMHGSPTRGQYLHPDHANYDRSIDGRSSLSEGVKNAYISAAESNNDDDLRELKKYFQSPAPPPGFEQLAMSSHSTLTDYDYETRRQEAYKAMQHRPVATEIRKPTDTWSGLGFSHSMPVNQLKQEKDKYKLKLTTTYEGEDGQVYEEEKSAEAGYLGMSQQLANSSKGSSALSSWRERNNHNLSHSLHSKVGDLSNAIPKRRQHSTFDPLPKEYMNHSIPPPPHPNDDPTPPPTFRPQRTSNNPPGDSVTRLPGGVIANQPLEAALSLLTDTHLGGQSNCIELHDLLSHLNLEKYSEVFTKQEVDLQTFLTLTESDLTELGITIFGPKKKILMAIEELKKNRNILYANNINPNSVERGVARQPAPEVLPNNSRKQVLDNLLQNCGNRDSTHLRGNQANMLSNSRLVHHTKGIVSQSGRW, from the exons ATGGCGGTGAACTCGAATGGGCAATTTGACGGGGCAGCAAGTTGGAGCGGGGATTTGATATCACAAGATAGTCCTTCTTTGACCACTGCTGCTGAAGCAACAACTGCGGATGACAgcgttttatttaatgtaaataacgCACAGCTTTCTGCAACTAAtcacagcaacaacaacagtaacAATAACTGTAACATTGAATCACGTGTATATAAAGTCAACAGTATCGACAGCAATCAAACGATTGTTTTAGATCCAAACAGTGGAACTGTTAATGATCTGGAACGCTTAAACACCACGCATGATATCAACGACACTCATGCAACTGTGAGTACATCACCTCAGAAACCTTCAGTTGAATCGAATATATTAAAGtgtgaaaatgaaaacttaaCATTGTATAAAAGTGGGATGGTACAAAGCATAGATGAGTCGAATACAAGTTCAGACACAACCGATGTCAAGAAACAAGACTCCATGTTAAATGACAAGGAGTCAATAGTAGCATCATCTGAAGTGTTGGATGGAGAGGAAGAACAAAGGGATCCGGAGTGGACAGAGGAGCGCTTTCGAGTTGACAGGAGAAAGTTGGAACAAATGTTGCAAG CTGCTGTCAGTGGAAAAGGGCAAGGTGGAGAGGAGTTTTTTAACCag ATTATGGAAGCCACTAATACACAAATAACTTGGCCATCAAAGTTAAAGATTGGTGCCAAATCAAGAAAGG ATCCTCACATTAAAGTTTGTGGCAAACAAGAAAACGTTTCAACAGCAAAAGAAATGGTAATGCAGGTTCTAGATACAAAATGTACGCGAGTCACTTTGAAAATGGATGTTTCTCATACTGAACATTCTCATGTGATTGGGAAAG gTGGTAACAATATAAAGCGAGTGATGGAAGAGACTGGATGTCACATACATTTTCCAGATTCAAATAGAAATAGTTCTGCTGAGAAAAGCAACCAA gTTTCTATTGCTGGACAACCGATGGGTGTTGAAGTTGCTCGTTCCAAGATAAGA gATCTTCTTCCAATTATTATCAACTTCGATATATCATTGTCTGGTGCGCTTCCTGATCCGAATTCACCACCTATTCAACAAATTGTGCTCACGTATAATATCAGCgttcaatttaaacaaagagcaAAAGTTTACTGCACAACTTGCACGATACGCGGCTCTAATGATAATGTCTCGGGTCTCATA gaAGGAGCAAACAAACTTATGCGTCATTTGACAGGTGGTGTG GTACCAGTTTCATCACAAATTGAAGTTGCACCTCAACAACATTTGTATATGCTTGGAAAAGACGCCGCTAATGTAAAAGATATTATGCACAAGACTGGAGCTCAG ATTCGATTTCCGGATCCAAACTCATTACCAAAGAAGAGCACCATCTTCATCACTGGATCAATTGAAGCTGTAGTGATGTCACGAGGAAGACTGATG GGTTGTCTTCCCCTTGTGCTTATGTTTGATATGAAACAAGATGAAAGTCAATCAGCTACAGAAGAAGCAATAAAGAACAGTCAGCTTATGGAATTACTCGATGTTTTTATCAGCATTAAAATGAAACCTAAACAACCAAGTAAA TCGGTAATTGTGAAAAGTGTTGAAAGAAACATCCACAAAATGTTCGAAGCTCGTCGACAGCTACTCAACCTGCCATCCACGGGATTACAACCTTCACCTCCTGTATCACCACAACCAATCCAAATACAACAAGCTCCTGCTGTCACATCAACACCTCTGATTCGACTTACTCATGCCCCTTCATCTCATGTTCAACCTCAGTATATTG GTATTTTGCAACCAAATATGACATTGGTTAACGGGGCAATGAGCCCAATCAGTCGCACCGGCACACCAAACGTTCCACCTATGATGCAAAGTTGGTCCCATAATCGCATGCCAAGCCCTGCACAAAGCCCCTACCCTATGACTCAACAG gCGACTGTTGCTGCAATTCAAgcccaacaacaacagcacaTGATGTTGCAAGCTCAACTAACTGCTCAACAACAACTCACTGCTGCAGTTATTGCTTCAGCAAATGCAAGTCGAGCTAGCAGTGTTGCGGGTTCTCCACCAACTCTGCAACACAGACAGGAAAGCAGTGAACGACTGGCATCACCAAATGCCATGAATATGCAG GTTGCTCGTCAGTTTATCAAAGAAAATCTGTCTGCTTCTCATGATGTGAATCCTCCATACAGTGGTTTTGAACAACCAAACCAATACACAAGGGATGGGGGAGGGGTGGACGTTCATCAACAAGATGGAAGCCCGGTAGTAGTCAGCGAAAATTGGGCAGAGTCTGAGGAAAGTCTACCTAACACTACAAACTACTACCCATATGAAAACAAGAGTGCTAAAATATCAAGCAATGTACGTGGATTACAACGACATATTCTAAACGTTCAAAATCTTCGTGAGGGAAGTCTGTCGGCAAACAACTCGTTCAACAAAGGCAACTCCAATAGTTTATCTCTACACAGACACAGCATAAGCACAGATAACATCACGCAAGATGAAGTGAATACaaag tttCAGAAACTTAAGCAGACTCGTGGGTCTTCCTTAGACGTGGAAACTTTTTCAGCTTCCGGTCACAGAA GAAATTTAATCCCTTCACAAACCTCCTCACCTGGTAGTGATCAAAATGTTCCAATAAGCGGCAAACCTGACAAACCATCTGAGCCATCAACATCTGATAATTAtg TGAAGCAAGTAAACGCTGCTCGTCGAAGTCCATCTTCGTCATCCTCATCAGCTGATCTTCATTCCTCACTACCACGTATGCATGGTTCTCCCACAAGAGGGCAGTACTTGCATCCGGATCACGCAAACTATGATCGATCAATCGATGGAAGATCATCTTTATCGGAGGGTGTGAAGAACGCTTACatcag TGCTGCTGAATCGAACAATGACGATGATCTTCGAGAGttgaaaaagtattttcaaTCACCGGCCCCCCCTCCTGGTTTTGAGCAACTAGCAATGTCATCTCATTCAACTCTG ACTGACTATGATTATGAAACTCGACGACAAGAAGCTTACAAAGCGATGCAGCATCGACCTGTTGCAACGGAGATTCGTAAACCAACGGACACTTGGTCTGGGCTTGGATTCTCTCATTCGATGCCAGTCAACCAACTAAAGCAGGAGAAGGATAAATACAAACTTAAACTAACCACAACTTATGAG GGTGAAGATGGTCAAGTATATGAAGAAGAAAAGTCAGCGGAGGCGGGATACCTTGGTATGAGTCAGCAACTTGCCAACTCAAGCAAAGGAAGTTCTGCTTTGTCTTCATGGCGAGAACGAAACAATCACAATCTATCGCACAGTTTACATTCCAAAGTGGGAGATCTTTCAAATGCTATTCCTAAGCGAAGACAACATTCTACTT TTGACCCACTTCCTAAAGAATACATGAACCATTCAATCCCCCCTCCCCCGCATCCAAATGATGATCCCACTCCTCCACCAACATTCAGACCACAAAGAACATCCAACAATCCACCAGGAGATTCAGTAACTCGTCTTCCAGGAGGAGTGATCGCCAACCAACCGCTTGAGGCAGCATTATCCTTACTTACCGACACGCATCTTGGTGGACAATCCAACTGCATTGAGCTTCATGACCTTCTTAGTCATCTTAACTTGGAAAAATATAGTGAAGTTTTTACTAAACAAGAG GTTGATCTTCAAACTTTCCTCACTTTAACTGAATCTGACCTAACAGAGCTTGGGATTACAATATTTGGACCAAAGAAAAAGATCCTGATGGCAAttgaag aactaaaaaaaaatcgaaacaTCTTGTATGCAAATAACATCAATCCAAACTCTGTGGAACGTGGTGTTGCTAGGCAACCAGCGCCTGAAGTATTACCCAATAACTCACGTAAACAAGTACTCGATAATTTGCTACAAAATTGTGGCAATCGTGATTCAACTCACCTGCGTGGAAACCAAGCAAACATGCTTTCAAACAGTAGATTAGTTCACCACACAAAGGGTATTGTTAGTCAGAGTGGTCGTTGGTGA